In one window of Desulforhabdus amnigena DNA:
- a CDS encoding superoxide dismutase, which produces MAITLPDLPYAKNALEPYLSARTLEFHHDKHHKAYVDNTNKLIEGTDLANLDLEEIIKKVAGDASKAGIFNNAAQVWNHTFYWKCMKPNGGGTPTGAIAQKINADFGSYEKFVEEFKTAGATQFGSGWAWLVLNGDRLQVTKTPNAENPLVQGMKPVLVVDVWEHAYYLDYQNRRPDYLITFVDKLINWDFVNSCFG; this is translated from the coding sequence ATGGCCATCACGTTACCCGATCTGCCTTACGCAAAAAACGCCCTGGAACCCTACCTCAGCGCCAGAACCTTGGAATTTCACCACGACAAGCACCACAAGGCATATGTAGACAACACGAACAAACTGATAGAAGGAACTGATCTGGCCAATCTGGATTTGGAAGAGATCATCAAAAAAGTGGCGGGAGATGCCTCCAAAGCCGGCATTTTCAACAATGCAGCCCAGGTGTGGAATCATACCTTCTACTGGAAATGCATGAAGCCAAACGGGGGTGGCACTCCCACCGGAGCTATCGCTCAGAAGATCAATGCGGATTTTGGAAGCTACGAAAAATTCGTGGAGGAATTCAAGACTGCCGGCGCCACACAGTTCGGCAGCGGCTGGGCATGGCTGGTCCTTAATGGAGACCGTCTTCAGGTAACCAAGACCCCCAATGCCGAGAATCCTCTCGTTCAGGGAATGAAGCCGGTGCTGGTGGTAGATGTCTGGGAGCATGCCTATTACCTGGATTACCAGAACAGAAGGCCCGATTATCTCATCACATTTGTTGATAAATTGATCAACTGGGATTTCGTGAATTCGTGTTTTGGGTAA